The following proteins are encoded in a genomic region of Prosthecobacter sp. SYSU 5D2:
- a CDS encoding S8 family serine peptidase, with protein sequence MKDSTQRLLAATVLVLLSIGAWQMWRPLAAESEPEQKQPLQTFSPPPRLAIPPLMKAEKGLVTLETPPQKQDKYAGRDIIAQKETEEVLQGVRQVKRVRLVRDPSFKYPIIRVEDELVRGPEGDRLIRQIAMVGDHVLVKPADASIREEDLLSLLKDTGATVRKKMHASGTWLIAFPRPDLDTVPEMVTRLSELKKILRYAEPDFIMSANVLPNDASFSNLWGMHNTGANNGVEDADIDAPEAWDLTTGSRSVRVAVIDSGIDHTHPDLQANMWTNPHEIPGNGIDDDGNGFIDDVRGWNFVSDNASPQDDNSHGTHCAGTIGALGNNGSGVAGVCWQVSLVAVKFLDASGNGPNSDAVEAVSYATSIGVNLTSNSYSGSAYSQAMVEAIDEARDAGILFITVAGNNGSYVEFYPEYPGNYANTNLISVAATTREDGLADFSNYGDISTDLAAPGQDIYSTIPGGGYGYKSGTSMACPHVAGACALLMAHRPALTHQNIRELILKSADSLPALTGKTVTGSRLNLFNALMAADDILVTPGTGFIATGPFVGPFSPASKTYLVSNDTQTSATWTASSDRPWVTAFPLSGSLSAGESMNLTLTLNEQAEILPAGTHIAKLTVTNPATGRSQIRNIALQVNSMPIYVFDLETDPGWPRDGEWDYGTPQGGGGNSYGRADPKTAASGSNVFGINLAGDYSTQVGQPQHLTAGPFDFTGHRNVLLRFHRWLNSDYPSWVWATVEVSNNGNDWHQVWNNHGAPSGESAWTQVGYDISAYADGQPEVYIRWGHHVASSGAYPYSGWNIDDIQLLGSPLEQMTLELPESLTEGGSPAQARVTISPAPTENLTIALSSNRPGEELTLPASVIIATGQEEATFDLTPLQDALADGSQTVTITATAPGYPPASKNIQVHDDEQAQLTLHLPASLQEGSGEIFNQASISLPAPAAADILISLLSSDVTELLVPASITLPQGQQSVSLPLTVPDDVIIDGQQTVTVTATVTNWPVAQASLTIADNEPLHLTVTLPDKRLESAGLLPEAGTVSTSGILAAPLTVSLLSSDSSELTVAASLVIPAGSSTAGFDLQLVDDDVSDGDQTIQVTVSSPGFTEGAALIVVADDEAPALPVLPVPANGQNPVHPGSSLSWQYDPHSGGIPESYEIYFGTAPSPQELLGVSDEPLWALPLPGLSSATTYYWRVVARRGSASRPGPVWSFTTPEVGALHHFMWDSTPPAVALGVPFPVRVTAVDEHDFALERYDLRTPLSAQLSQPETVTGTGSYPWQYPLATNYHDARSQSIYTPAEIGPAGRLTALAIEVSKPPGQSLSGFTVRLRHTSKTDYLSGGLTWESEDWTTVYAADQTLSAYGWTWFVFTTPFDYDGSSNLMVDFSYNNSSFSTNGATRTTIISNYRTLAFRSDSTYGDPLTWSGGYPDALAYNGLPNLRLQRADIAVPLTPEISGTYAHASWTGQITLHGTGDGIRLKAHDPVTPSIHGLSAPLKVVEVEDFILDPEPPFTGGSTNQITGQPLGDGYTYEIQRATQGDFSDAASSGFVASPAHLFTNLTDGQLYHYRGRARTGGARGNWSAVERSTQDATPPAITFTQATGNLTALASVDLAGTGTDQVSGISSIRVNDIISIAEDSFAAWSTSALPLMEGINTFTVTATDKAIPPNVSQATWVITRISQPEADGDHNGMSSLLEYAFHTNGSALGEKWPFISAEKHPTTDATHLILSYHRLIHNPAGLTYSVETSPDMDDWQPLDAPPEVLSATPAADGMTELVKVRIHPAIHLHPRRFARVRVINPAE encoded by the coding sequence CCAAAAGGAAACGGAAGAAGTGCTCCAAGGCGTCCGCCAGGTCAAACGGGTGCGGCTGGTGCGCGATCCCTCCTTCAAATACCCGATCATCCGAGTGGAGGACGAACTGGTCCGGGGCCCCGAAGGCGACCGCCTCATTCGCCAGATCGCCATGGTGGGCGACCATGTCCTGGTAAAGCCTGCCGACGCCTCCATCCGTGAAGAAGATCTGCTCTCCCTGCTCAAAGACACAGGGGCGACGGTCCGGAAAAAGATGCACGCCTCCGGCACCTGGCTGATCGCCTTTCCCCGGCCGGATCTGGACACTGTCCCGGAAATGGTGACCCGGCTCAGTGAGTTAAAAAAGATCCTGCGATACGCAGAACCCGACTTCATCATGAGCGCCAATGTGCTGCCCAATGATGCTTCTTTCAGCAATCTGTGGGGCATGCACAATACCGGGGCCAACAACGGCGTGGAAGATGCCGACATTGACGCCCCCGAGGCCTGGGACCTGACCACTGGCAGCCGCTCGGTCAGAGTGGCCGTGATTGATTCCGGCATTGACCACACCCACCCCGATCTGCAGGCCAACATGTGGACCAACCCTCATGAGATTCCCGGCAACGGCATCGATGATGACGGCAACGGTTTCATTGATGATGTCCGGGGCTGGAACTTCGTCAGCGACAATGCCAGCCCGCAGGATGACAACAGCCACGGCACCCACTGCGCCGGGACCATTGGCGCATTAGGCAACAACGGCAGCGGAGTCGCCGGAGTATGCTGGCAGGTTTCCCTGGTTGCCGTCAAGTTTCTCGATGCTTCCGGCAACGGGCCCAATTCGGATGCCGTGGAGGCCGTGTCTTATGCGACCTCCATCGGCGTCAACCTCACCTCCAATTCCTACAGCGGCAGCGCTTATTCCCAGGCCATGGTGGAAGCCATTGATGAAGCCCGGGATGCCGGAATTCTGTTCATCACCGTGGCCGGTAACAATGGATCGTATGTCGAATTTTACCCGGAGTATCCAGGCAACTATGCAAACACGAATCTGATTTCCGTCGCCGCCACCACCCGTGAGGATGGGCTGGCGGATTTTTCCAACTATGGGGATATCTCCACAGACCTTGCCGCACCTGGCCAGGATATCTACAGCACCATCCCAGGTGGCGGGTACGGCTATAAAAGCGGCACCTCCATGGCCTGCCCCCATGTTGCCGGAGCTTGCGCCCTGCTCATGGCACACCGGCCCGCGCTTACGCATCAAAACATTCGTGAGCTTATCCTCAAATCCGCCGATTCACTCCCTGCGCTCACAGGCAAGACCGTGACCGGCAGCCGGCTGAATCTGTTCAATGCCCTCATGGCCGCCGACGACATCCTCGTCACCCCTGGCACCGGTTTCATTGCCACAGGCCCCTTTGTAGGTCCCTTCAGCCCGGCCAGCAAGACATATCTGGTTTCCAACGACACCCAGACCAGCGCCACCTGGACCGCCTCTTCCGACCGTCCTTGGGTCACTGCATTCCCCTTATCAGGCAGTCTGTCTGCGGGGGAGAGCATGAACCTGACCCTCACCCTCAACGAGCAGGCGGAAATCCTCCCTGCAGGCACTCACATCGCCAAGCTGACCGTGACCAATCCGGCAACCGGACGTTCCCAGATCCGCAACATCGCCCTGCAGGTGAATTCCATGCCCATCTATGTCTTTGATCTGGAAACAGACCCCGGCTGGCCGCGCGATGGCGAATGGGACTATGGCACTCCCCAGGGTGGCGGCGGCAACTCCTATGGCCGGGCAGATCCCAAAACTGCGGCCAGCGGCTCCAACGTTTTCGGGATCAATCTGGCGGGGGATTATTCCACGCAGGTCGGCCAGCCCCAACATCTCACCGCCGGTCCTTTTGACTTCACCGGGCATCGCAATGTCCTGTTGCGCTTCCACCGCTGGTTAAACTCCGACTACCCAAGCTGGGTCTGGGCAACCGTGGAAGTATCCAACAATGGAAACGACTGGCATCAGGTCTGGAACAACCACGGCGCACCCAGTGGCGAATCTGCTTGGACCCAGGTGGGATATGACATCTCCGCCTATGCCGACGGCCAGCCGGAGGTTTACATCCGCTGGGGGCATCACGTCGCCAGTTCCGGTGCCTACCCTTATTCGGGCTGGAACATTGATGACATCCAGCTTCTCGGCTCCCCGCTGGAGCAGATGACTCTGGAATTGCCGGAATCCCTGACGGAAGGCGGCAGTCCGGCCCAGGCACGTGTCACCATTTCCCCCGCACCCACGGAAAACCTCACCATCGCCCTGAGCTCCAACCGGCCCGGCGAGGAGCTCACCCTGCCTGCCAGCGTGATCATCGCCACCGGGCAGGAGGAGGCCACCTTTGACCTCACCCCGCTCCAGGATGCCCTGGCGGACGGCAGCCAGACCGTCACCATCACGGCCACCGCACCGGGCTACCCACCTGCTTCCAAAAACATTCAAGTGCATGATGATGAGCAGGCCCAGCTCACCCTCCATCTGCCGGCCAGCCTCCAGGAAGGCAGCGGTGAAATATTCAACCAGGCCTCCATCAGCCTCCCTGCCCCGGCCGCTGCGGACATCCTCATCAGCCTCCTTTCCAGCGATGTCACCGAGCTTCTCGTCCCTGCCAGCATCACCCTGCCTCAGGGGCAGCAAAGTGTGTCCCTGCCGCTCACTGTCCCGGATGATGTCATCATTGACGGTCAGCAAACGGTCACTGTCACCGCCACCGTCACCAACTGGCCTGTCGCACAGGCCAGCCTCACGATTGCAGATAATGAACCTCTTCACCTGACGGTCACCCTCCCTGACAAGCGCCTGGAGAGCGCGGGCTTGCTGCCTGAGGCAGGAACCGTCAGCACCTCCGGCATCCTCGCGGCTCCGCTCACGGTCAGTCTCCTGAGCAGTGATTCTTCCGAGCTGACCGTAGCCGCCAGCCTCGTGATTCCCGCTGGCAGTTCCACTGCCGGCTTTGATCTCCAGTTGGTGGATGATGATGTCAGTGATGGAGACCAAACCATCCAGGTGACGGTCAGCAGCCCCGGTTTCACCGAAGGTGCGGCCCTCATCGTGGTCGCAGACGATGAAGCACCCGCCCTGCCTGTCCTGCCCGTCCCGGCCAATGGTCAAAATCCAGTCCATCCAGGCAGCAGTCTGTCCTGGCAGTATGATCCCCACAGCGGCGGCATTCCGGAAAGTTACGAGATCTATTTCGGCACTGCACCAAGCCCCCAAGAACTTCTCGGCGTATCCGATGAGCCTCTCTGGGCCCTGCCCCTGCCAGGTCTTTCTTCGGCCACTACCTATTACTGGCGCGTCGTCGCCCGCCGTGGCAGCGCCAGCCGGCCTGGCCCGGTCTGGTCCTTCACCACGCCAGAGGTCGGTGCGCTGCATCATTTCATGTGGGATTCCACCCCTCCTGCGGTGGCCCTGGGCGTCCCCTTCCCTGTGCGTGTGACCGCCGTGGACGAGCATGACTTTGCCCTGGAGCGCTATGATTTGCGCACCCCGCTGAGCGCCCAGCTTTCCCAGCCGGAAACCGTCACCGGCACAGGCAGCTATCCCTGGCAGTATCCCCTGGCCACCAACTACCACGACGCCCGCAGCCAGAGCATCTATACCCCGGCAGAAATCGGCCCCGCAGGCCGGCTGACGGCCCTGGCCATTGAAGTGTCCAAACCCCCCGGACAGTCCCTCTCAGGCTTCACCGTGCGACTCCGCCACACCAGCAAGACCGACTATCTCAGCGGCGGTCTCACCTGGGAATCGGAGGATTGGACCACGGTTTATGCCGCTGACCAGACCCTCTCCGCCTACGGCTGGACATGGTTTGTTTTCACCACCCCGTTTGACTACGACGGCAGCAGCAACCTCATGGTGGACTTCAGTTACAACAACTCCAGCTTCAGCACCAACGGTGCCACCCGCACCACCATCATCAGCAACTACCGCACCCTCGCCTTCCGCAGTGACAGCACCTATGGAGATCCGCTCACCTGGTCCGGCGGCTACCCGGATGCCCTGGCCTACAACGGGCTGCCCAACCTCCGCCTGCAACGTGCTGACATCGCAGTACCTCTTACTCCGGAAATCAGCGGCACCTATGCCCATGCAAGCTGGACAGGACAGATCACCCTTCATGGCACGGGCGATGGCATCCGGCTGAAAGCTCATGATCCGGTCACACCTTCCATCCACGGCCTTTCCGCCCCGCTCAAGGTCGTGGAAGTGGAAGACTTCATCCTGGATCCGGAGCCTCCCTTCACAGGCGGCAGCACCAACCAGATCACCGGCCAGCCGCTTGGAGACGGCTATACCTATGAGATCCAGCGCGCCACTCAGGGGGACTTCAGTGATGCGGCTTCCAGCGGTTTCGTCGCATCACCGGCCCACCTTTTCACGAACCTCACGGACGGCCAGCTTTATCACTACCGGGGTCGCGCCCGCACCGGAGGTGCCCGGGGAAACTGGTCCGCCGTGGAGCGCTCCACGCAGGATGCCACTCCGCCAGCCATCACCTTTACCCAGGCCACGGGCAACCTCACCGCCCTCGCCTCAGTGGATCTCGCGGGGACGGGCACAGACCAGGTCAGCGGCATCAGCAGCATCCGGGTCAATGACATCATCAGCATTGCCGAAGATTCCTTTGCCGCCTGGAGCACTTCCGCCCTGCCGCTGATGGAAGGCATCAACACCTTCACGGTTACGGCCACCGACAAAGCGATTCCGCCCAATGTCAGCCAGGCCACCTGGGTCATCACCCGCATCTCCCAGCCTGAAGCGGACGGAGACCACAACGGCATGTCCTCCCTCCTGGAATACGCCTTTCACACGAATGGCAGTGCCCTGGGTGAAAAGTGGCCCTTCATCAGCGCAGAGAAACATCCCACCACGGATGCCACCCACCTCATCCTCAGCTACCACCGCCTGATCCACAACCCCGCCGGCCTAACCTACTCTGTCGAAACGAGCCCCGACATGGATGACTGGCAGCCTTTGGATGCACCGCCGGAAGTCCTGTCCGCCACTCCCGCTGCAGACGGCATGACGGAGCTTGTGAAGGTGCGCATCCATCCTGCCATCCACCTCCATCCCCGCCGCTTCGCTCGTGTGCGCGTGATCAATCCGGCGGAGTGA
- a CDS encoding PQQ-binding-like beta-propeller repeat protein, which yields MMRLPLLLFFFTVSFAAAENWPEWRGVGGQGISAAKSLPETWSETSGVAWKTELPGRGHSTPVIWGEQIWLTTAIEKAASAEEAEKRLKNNTGDQPVTVLESVSLRAVCVDRASGKILQEVELLNVKEPQWVHQLNSYASPSPIIEEGRLYAHFGSFGTACLDTVTHEVLWKNQELQIMHENGPGSTPVVWEKLLVIHFDGSDQQFIAAFDKENGKLVWKTARTGEMRENPQQRKAYGTPLVLEMNGKPVVVSPAADWIYGYEAATGKELWKVPYGELGFSMSVRPVADESQIYFSTCFGKSQVMALKYAGLEVPEVAWRNNKNAPKMCSPVLANGLLFYVDDGGIVSCVDCQTGEALYRERLGGKFSASPILADGKLYFSSREGVVTVVPAAKEFKILAQNSLDGGLMASPVAVDGVLYLRTDKALYKIGGK from the coding sequence ATGATGCGACTTCCCCTCCTTCTCTTCTTCTTCACGGTTTCTTTTGCTGCTGCTGAAAACTGGCCCGAATGGCGCGGGGTGGGTGGGCAGGGGATCAGTGCGGCAAAATCCCTGCCGGAAACCTGGAGCGAAACGAGCGGGGTGGCCTGGAAAACGGAACTGCCCGGACGTGGCCATTCCACCCCGGTGATCTGGGGCGAGCAAATATGGCTGACCACGGCGATTGAAAAAGCAGCGAGTGCGGAGGAGGCTGAGAAGCGGCTGAAAAACAACACGGGTGACCAGCCGGTGACGGTGCTGGAATCCGTGAGCCTGCGGGCGGTGTGTGTGGACCGGGCCAGCGGCAAGATTTTGCAGGAAGTGGAGCTGCTGAATGTGAAGGAGCCGCAGTGGGTGCATCAGCTCAACAGTTATGCCTCGCCAAGCCCGATCATTGAAGAAGGCCGCCTCTATGCGCATTTCGGCAGCTTTGGCACGGCCTGTCTGGATACGGTGACCCATGAGGTGCTGTGGAAGAACCAGGAACTGCAGATCATGCATGAGAACGGTCCGGGCTCCACGCCGGTGGTTTGGGAAAAGCTGCTGGTCATTCATTTCGACGGCAGCGACCAGCAGTTCATCGCGGCCTTTGATAAAGAGAATGGCAAGCTCGTTTGGAAAACCGCGCGGACAGGAGAGATGCGGGAGAATCCGCAGCAGCGCAAAGCCTATGGAACACCGCTGGTGCTGGAAATGAACGGGAAGCCGGTGGTGGTGAGCCCGGCGGCGGACTGGATTTATGGTTATGAAGCGGCGACGGGCAAAGAGCTGTGGAAAGTGCCGTATGGCGAGCTGGGCTTTTCCATGTCAGTGAGGCCGGTGGCGGATGAAAGCCAGATTTATTTCAGCACCTGCTTCGGTAAGTCCCAGGTGATGGCGCTGAAGTATGCAGGTCTGGAAGTGCCGGAGGTGGCCTGGCGGAATAACAAAAACGCACCCAAGATGTGCTCGCCCGTATTGGCCAACGGGCTGCTGTTTTATGTGGATGATGGCGGTATCGTGAGCTGTGTGGACTGTCAGACCGGTGAGGCTTTGTATCGCGAGCGGTTAGGTGGAAAGTTCAGCGCGTCCCCCATCCTTGCGGACGGGAAACTGTATTTCTCCAGCCGTGAAGGCGTGGTGACCGTGGTCCCGGCGGCGAAGGAATTCAAAATTCTGGCGCAGAACAGTCTCGACGGCGGGCTGATGGCCAGCCCGGTGGCGGTGGATGGCGTGCTCTATCTGCGCACGGACAAGGCTCTTTACAAGATTGGCGGAAAGTAA